The nucleotide sequence CGTGACAGCATCCGATGATGCGATCCGCGCGGCACGCATTGCCGCTCTCGCCGCTGCCGACAAGAAAGCGACCAATGTGGTCGTGCTAGACGTCTCCGAGCAGCTGGTGATCACGGACTGCTTCGTCATCGCGTCCGGCTCCAACGAACGCCAGGTGACAGCGATCGTCGACAGCGTCGAAGAGAAGCTACGGGAGGCTGGCCACAAACCAGCCCGCCGTGAAGGCGCACGGGAGGGACGCTGGGCGCTCCTGGACTACGTGGACGTCGTCGTCCACATTCAGCACGACGATGAACGCAACTTCTACGGTCTCGAGCGGTTGTGGAAAGACTGTCCCGCGATCGAGGTCGAGGGCCTCGACGCCGGATCCGCTCCGAGCTGATAGGGCGCCTGATGACTACGCCAGCCAGGGTCCGGCGTCTCATTCTGCTCCGCCACGGACAGACCGTCTATAACGCTGATGCGCGCATGCAGGGCCAAATTGACACCGAGCTCTCCGAACTCGGAGTTGACCAGGCCGTCCGCGCTGCCCAGGTACTCGCCCGATGCAAGCCATCAGCAGTATTTTCGTCCGACTTGAAGCGCGCGCACGACACGGCGCTCGCGCTAGGCGCGGAATCGGGCCTCGAGGTGATCACTGATGCGCGTCTGCGCGAAACACACCTCGGATTGTGGCAGGGACGGACGCACACGGAAGTCGATACCGAGTACCCCGGCGCACGCGCCTACTGGCGAGACAACGCGACGTGGGCCCCGCCCGGCGGGGAGAGCCGCGTCGATGTCGCTCGGCGCTCTGTGCCAGTCGTTGAAGAACTACTCGAGGCCGATGAATACGCCGACTGGTCGACGCGCCCGATTGTGCTCGTTGCCCACGGTGGTCTGATCGCCGCCCTGACCGCTCAGTTGCTTGACTTGCCGGTGGCGCGCTGGCCGATCCTCGGGGGCCTCGGCAACGCCAGCTGGGTTCAGCTCCGCCATTTCAGCACCGCGGAGCAGACCAGCGGACAATGGCGGCTCGATGTGTGGAACTCGTCTGCTGAGGTCGCCCCCGA is from Hoyosella subflava DQS3-9A1 and encodes:
- the rsfS gene encoding ribosome silencing factor, encoding MTASDDAIRAARIAALAAADKKATNVVVLDVSEQLVITDCFVIASGSNERQVTAIVDSVEEKLREAGHKPARREGAREGRWALLDYVDVVVHIQHDDERNFYGLERLWKDCPAIEVEGLDAGSAPS
- a CDS encoding histidine phosphatase family protein, which translates into the protein MTTPARVRRLILLRHGQTVYNADARMQGQIDTELSELGVDQAVRAAQVLARCKPSAVFSSDLKRAHDTALALGAESGLEVITDARLRETHLGLWQGRTHTEVDTEYPGARAYWRDNATWAPPGGESRVDVARRSVPVVEELLEADEYADWSTRPIVLVAHGGLIAALTAQLLDLPVARWPILGGLGNASWVQLRHFSTAEQTSGQWRLDVWNSSAEVAPDAV